A genomic window from Micromonospora violae includes:
- a CDS encoding Bax inhibitor-1/YccA family protein: protein MRSNNPVLNRLDESSRVESRVLGARDVEPMTVDDVVVRTVGLLLVTGATAAVSWAVIPDAVWLGGALAGSALASIALILVISLRGITNPVPIVGYAILQGLLLGVASRTFEQVYPGIVVQAVAGTFGVFLGMAALYRARVIRATPRLARLVIGTLLGIAVLSVVNLVSYLITGRPGLAVYSVSGEVGWLPYAFSVVAIIAGAFSFILDFDLVERSVRDGRARRYAWLSAFGLLTGLVFLYWQLLRLLSYLRR, encoded by the coding sequence GTGCGCAGCAACAACCCGGTGCTCAACCGGCTGGACGAGAGCAGCCGGGTGGAGTCCCGGGTGCTCGGCGCCCGGGACGTCGAACCGATGACAGTCGACGACGTGGTGGTCCGTACCGTCGGGTTGCTGCTCGTGACCGGCGCGACCGCGGCGGTGTCCTGGGCGGTGATCCCCGACGCCGTGTGGCTGGGTGGCGCGCTGGCCGGCAGCGCGCTCGCGTCGATCGCGCTGATCCTGGTCATCTCGCTGCGGGGGATCACCAATCCGGTGCCGATCGTCGGCTACGCCATCCTTCAGGGCCTGCTGCTGGGGGTGGCGAGCCGCACCTTCGAGCAGGTCTATCCGGGCATCGTGGTGCAGGCGGTGGCCGGCACCTTCGGCGTCTTCCTCGGCATGGCGGCGCTCTACCGGGCCCGGGTGATCCGGGCGACGCCCCGGCTGGCCCGCCTGGTGATCGGCACCCTGCTCGGCATCGCCGTGCTCAGTGTGGTCAACCTGGTGTCGTACCTGATCACCGGGCGACCGGGCCTGGCGGTCTACAGCGTCAGCGGGGAGGTCGGCTGGCTGCCGTACGCCTTCTCGGTGGTGGCCATCATCGCGGGCGCGTTCAGCTTCATCCTCGACTTCGACCTCGTTGAGCGTTCGGTGCGCGACGGTCGTGCCCGTCGGTACGCGTGGCTGAGCGCGTTCGGCCTGCTCACCGGGTTGGTGTTCCTCTACTGGCAGCTGTTGCGGCTGCTCAGCTATCTGCGCCGCTGA
- a CDS encoding acetyl-CoA C-acetyltransferase — protein sequence MPIESSRDAVIVATARSPIGRAHKGSLRDVRPDDLAATIVQAALDKIPALDPTTIDDLYLGCGLPGGEQGFNMARVVSTLLGLDTVPGATLTRYCASSLQTTRMAMHAIRAGEGDVFVSAGVEMVSRYARGSSDGLPPEAQALVGGGWENPRFASASERSTRRAQGGAEVWTDPREVGELPDIYLSMGQTAENLAQVYDITRADMDEFGVRSQNLAEKAIADGFWAREITPVTTPDGTVVSTDDGPRAGVTLDAVAGLKPVFRPDGRITAGNCCPLNDGAAAVVVMSAQRAEELGLTPLARIVSTGVTGLSPEIMGLGPVEASRQALRRAGMTIDDVDLVEINEAFAAQVIPSYRQLGIPEEKLNVMGGAIAVGHPFGMTGARITGTLLNALEWHDKTIGLETMCVGGGQGMAMVLERLS from the coding sequence ATGCCGATTGAGTCGTCCCGCGACGCCGTCATCGTCGCCACCGCCCGCTCCCCCATCGGCCGGGCGCACAAGGGGTCCCTGCGCGATGTCCGCCCCGACGACCTCGCCGCGACCATCGTCCAGGCCGCACTGGACAAGATCCCCGCGCTCGATCCGACCACCATCGACGACCTCTACCTCGGGTGCGGCCTGCCCGGCGGTGAGCAGGGCTTCAACATGGCCCGGGTGGTCTCCACCCTCCTCGGTCTGGACACTGTCCCCGGTGCCACGCTGACCCGCTACTGCGCCTCCTCGTTGCAGACCACCCGGATGGCGATGCACGCGATCCGGGCCGGTGAGGGCGACGTGTTCGTCTCCGCCGGGGTGGAGATGGTCTCCCGCTACGCCCGAGGCAGCTCCGACGGGCTGCCACCCGAGGCGCAGGCCCTGGTCGGCGGCGGCTGGGAGAACCCGCGCTTCGCGTCGGCCAGCGAGCGTTCGACGCGCCGCGCGCAGGGCGGCGCCGAGGTGTGGACCGACCCGCGCGAGGTCGGTGAGCTGCCCGACATCTACCTGAGCATGGGGCAGACCGCGGAGAACCTGGCCCAGGTGTACGACATCACCCGCGCCGACATGGACGAGTTCGGCGTACGCAGCCAGAACCTCGCCGAGAAGGCCATCGCCGACGGTTTCTGGGCCCGGGAGATCACCCCGGTCACCACGCCGGACGGCACCGTGGTGAGCACCGACGACGGGCCCCGGGCCGGCGTCACCCTCGACGCGGTCGCCGGTCTGAAGCCGGTGTTCCGCCCGGACGGTCGGATCACCGCCGGCAACTGCTGCCCGCTCAACGACGGCGCGGCCGCCGTGGTGGTGATGAGCGCCCAGCGGGCCGAGGAGCTCGGGCTCACCCCGCTGGCCCGGATCGTGTCGACCGGTGTGACCGGTCTGTCGCCGGAGATCATGGGTCTCGGGCCGGTCGAGGCGTCCCGGCAGGCACTGCGCCGAGCCGGTATGACCATCGACGACGTCGACCTCGTCGAGATCAACGAGGCGTTCGCCGCGCAGGTCATCCCCTCCTACCGCCAACTGGGCATCCCGGAGGAGAAGCTGAACGTGATGGGCGGGGCCATCGCCGTCGGCCACCCGTTCGGCATGACCGGCGCCCGGATCACCGGCACCCTGCTCAACGCCCTGGAGTGGCACGACAAGACCATCGGCCTGGAGACCATGTGCGTGGGCGGCGGCCAGGGCATGGCCATGGTGCTCGAACGGCTCAGCTGA
- a CDS encoding SGNH/GDSL hydrolase family protein, with protein sequence MNERSARSVASGLAGRLGRAAAFSLLAGTVGGAAVLAGEAFVARHRRYAQPELGLALRATIGRAGAPPLRLVLLGDSSALGVGVDRLEDTIGGQLAHLLAEGPAGRRVQLSSVGVSGSRSTDLATQVARALLGERPDVALILIGANDATGLRRPSDAAAYLGAAVHRLREARVEVVVGTCPDLGAVRAIAPPLRQVVGWSGRRVARAQTTAVLEAGGSVVDLATETGPVFRADAGTLCQDGFHPSADGYRVWAHALLPAIAAAAAATTRR encoded by the coding sequence ATGAACGAGCGCAGCGCACGGAGCGTGGCCTCCGGCCTCGCCGGCCGGTTGGGTCGGGCAGCGGCGTTCTCGCTGCTCGCCGGCACTGTCGGGGGTGCCGCCGTCCTCGCCGGTGAGGCGTTCGTCGCCCGGCACCGACGCTACGCCCAACCGGAGCTGGGCCTGGCGCTGCGCGCCACGATCGGCCGGGCGGGCGCTCCTCCGCTGCGGCTGGTGCTGCTCGGCGACTCGTCGGCGCTGGGCGTCGGTGTCGACCGTCTGGAAGACACGATCGGCGGGCAGTTGGCCCACCTGCTCGCCGAGGGCCCGGCCGGCCGCCGGGTGCAGCTGTCCAGCGTCGGCGTCTCCGGGTCCCGCTCGACGGACCTCGCCACGCAGGTTGCCCGGGCCCTGCTCGGGGAGCGGCCCGACGTGGCGTTGATCCTGATCGGCGCGAACGACGCCACCGGGCTGCGCCGACCCTCCGACGCGGCGGCCTACCTGGGCGCGGCGGTGCACCGGCTGCGGGAGGCGCGCGTCGAGGTGGTGGTGGGCACCTGCCCCGACCTCGGCGCGGTGCGTGCCATCGCGCCTCCGCTGCGCCAGGTGGTCGGGTGGTCCGGGCGTCGGGTGGCCCGCGCGCAGACCACGGCCGTGCTGGAGGCGGGCGGCTCGGTGGTCGATTTGGCCACCGAGACCGGGCCGGTGTTCCGGGCCGACGCCGGCACGCTCTGCCAGGACGGCTTCCACCCCTCCGCCGACGGCTACCGGGTGTGGGCGCACGCGTTGCTGCCCGCCATCGCCGCGGCGGCGGCGGCCACGACCCGGCGCTAG
- a CDS encoding YkvA family protein → MGKTLKRSAAFAALARALTAGARNGPSIGTRLAALPRMIRATTKGEYDGGLRLALMTAATAYIVSPIDLLPEIPLAIFGLADDAVMVTWLAGSVLAETDRFLEWEARRSSVIPGGLVP, encoded by the coding sequence ATGGGTAAGACACTGAAGCGCAGCGCGGCGTTCGCGGCCCTGGCCCGGGCCCTGACGGCCGGGGCGCGCAACGGGCCGTCGATCGGCACGCGGTTGGCCGCGCTGCCCCGGATGATCCGAGCCACCACCAAGGGGGAGTACGACGGCGGCCTTCGGCTGGCCCTGATGACCGCGGCGACGGCGTACATCGTCTCGCCGATCGACCTGCTCCCGGAGATCCCACTGGCGATCTTCGGGCTGGCCGACGACGCGGTCATGGTCACCTGGTTGGCCGGCAGCGTGCTCGCCGAGACCGATCGCTTCCTGGAGTGGGAGGCCCGCCGCAGCTCCGTCATCCCCGGGGGGCTGGTGCCCTGA